The genomic window CGAGCTGCCGCACGCGTGGTCGATCGCGACCGTCTGGGCGTTCGTGATGCTGGCCGGCGGGCTCTGGTACTTCTGGCGGGCGGAGGATCGTTATGGCCGTGGTTGATGCAGAGGCTGAACCGACGGTCATCGCCGACCAGCTGGACATCATCTACAAGGTGATCGCGGGCCAGGGCGGCAAGGGTACGGCGGCGACCGCGCTGCGCCGGATCATCAAGCGCCAGGACCGGCCGACGATCCGCGAGGTGCACGCGGTCAAGAACGTCAGCTTCACCGCCTACAAGGGCGACGCGATCGGCGTCATCGGCCGCAACGGCTCCGGCAAGTCGACGATGCTGCGCGCGATCGCCGGCCTGCTACCGCCCGCGTCCGGCGTCGTCTACACCGGCGGCCGGCCGTCGCTGCTCGGCGTCAACGCGGCGATGATGAACGACCTGACCGGCGAGCGGAACGTCGTCCTGGGCTGCCTCGCGATGGGCATGTCCCCGGCCGAGACGCAGGCCCGGTACGCCGAGATTGTCGAGTTCTCGGGTATCGGTGACTTCATCGACCTGCCGATGTCGACGTACTCGACCGGTATGCAGGCACGGCTGAAGTTCGCGATCGCGTCCGCGAAGACGCACGACATCCTGCTCGTCGACGAGGCGCTGGCGACCGGGGACGCCGAGTTCCGGGTCCGCTCGGAGCGCAAGATCAAGGAGCTCCGCGACCAGGCCGGCACGGTCTTCCTGGTCAGCCACAGCCTGGAAGTGGTGCAGGAGACCTGCAACCGAGCGCTCTGGCTGGATGCCGGCGTACTGAAACTCGACGGCCCCGTCGAGGAGGTCGTCGAGGCCTACATCAAGTCCACCAGAGCTGGTTAGACCGCCTTCGGGCGTTCGCGGAGGCCGATCAGGAAGCCGAGGCCCCAGGAGATGTGCATGGTGGCGCAGACCAGCGGCATCCAGAACAGCGCCTTCCAGGGCAGGTAGCGGCCCTCCATCGCGGAGCCGAAGATCAGCAGCAGCGCGTACCCGAGCGGGGCCAGGAAGCCGAGGTCGAGCCAGCTGATGCCGGTGGCCAGGCCGATGATGCCGAGGATCGTCCCGACCGCCAGGCCGATCACCGCGACCGGCGGGGCCAGGTACCGCTTGCTGGCGGTCTCCGGGTGCCGGCGGATCACCTCGCGGCGCCACTGGCCGGTGTGGAAGAACTGCTTGGCCACCGCGGACAGCGAGGACCGCGGCCGGTACGTCACCGACAGGTCAGGGCTGAACCAGATCAGGCCACCGGTCTTGCGGATCCGGTAGTTCAGCTCCCAGTCCTGGGCGCGGTGCATGGTCTCGTCGAAGCCGCCGACCCGCTCCAGCGCGGCCCGCCGGAACACGCCGAGGTACACGGTGTCGGCCGGGCCGGCCTTGCCGCCCTGGTGGAACGTCGACGCGCCCAGCCCGAGCCGGGAGCGGTACGCGCAGGCGACCGCCATCTCGGTCGGGGTCCGGCCCTCGGCGGCCATCACGCCGCCGACGTTGTCCGCGCCGCTCTCGTCCAGCACCTCGACAGCGCGGGTGATGTAGCCGTCGGTGAGCGCGCCGTGCCCGTCGACCCGGACCAGGATGTCGTGCTTGGCGTGCGCGATGCCGACGTTCAGCGCGGCCGGGGTCTTGCCGGTCGGGTTCGGCACGATCGTGATCCGGTGGTCCTTCTCGGCCAGCTTGCCTGCGATCTCCTCGGTCCGGTCCTTGCTCGGGCCGATCGCCAACACGACTTCCAGCTCTCCTGGATAGTCCTGGTCGAGGACGCGGCCGACCGCCTCCTCGAGGTGGCGTTCCTCGTTCAGCACAGGCATCACGACGGACACGGGTGGCCAGTGGGACAGCGGCATATCAGGTCAGGCCTTACAGATCGAGGCGACGTCGTCGACGCCGGCGGCGGGGGTGGTCGGAGAGCTGGTCGGCTTCTCGGTCGAGTGGTGAGTCGGCTTCTTCGTGGTGGTGCTGCTCGGAGCGTGCGTTGCGCTGGTGCTACGCGGAGTGTTCGAGGTCTTACCGTCTCCTCCTGAGCCGTCCTTGTCCAGCGATTCGGACTTCGCGATCGCCTCCGCGACCTTGGCCCGGATCAGCGCGAAGTCCGGGTCACTGGTGTGGATCAACGGCGGGACCGCGGAGAAGCTTGACACCGGCAGCTTCTTCGCGTCCAGCGCGAGGTCGGTGAAGGTACCGAGTTCGCTCGCCGGGATGCTGGTCTTGACCACCTCTTTACTGGCCGAGGCGATCGCCTGGAACTTGGTCAGCACGACCGACGGCGACAGCTGATTGAGCATCGCGGCCATCACGCACTTCTGCCGCGCCATCCGGTCGTAGTCCGACGACTCGGCCCGCGACCGGGCGAACCAGAGCGCGTGGTAGCCGTCCAGGTGGACGTTCTTGCCCGGCTCGATGTAGCCCTTGATCGGGGTCGACTCACCGCCGATCGGGACCCGCTTGCCGATGTCCAGGGTGATCCCGCCGACCGCGTTCAGCAGGTCGCGGAAGCCGGCCAGGTCGATCAGTACGTAGTAGTTGATCTTCAGCCCGGTGACCGCCTCGATCGCCTGCGTGGTTGCGGTCTCACCGGGGTTCGGGTCGCCGGGGAACAGACTCTTGTGGCCGACGGCGTAGGTGTAGACGGCGTTCAGCAGGCACTGGGCGCCGCAGTCCTTCCACTTGAAGCCGTCCGGGAACTGCTTCGCCATCGCCGTACCGGCCGGGAACGGCACCTTGGCCAGGTTGCGCGGGAGGCCGATCAGCACGGTCCGGCCGGTGTTCGCGTCGACGCTCGCCACGGTCATGCTGTCCGGGCGGGTACCGACCCGGTCGGCGCCGGAGTCGCCGCCCATCAGCAGCACGTTGTACCGGCCTTTGTCGGCCTTCGACTTGGTGCCGCTGCCGAACACGCTGGCGACGAAGTCGCGCTGGGTGTTCACGATCACACTCGCGTAGATCAGCGCACCCACCACGACGAAGATCAGTGCGCCGTCGAGAATGCTGGTGATCAGCCGGTGGTTGCGCTCGAGCATCAGCGGCTGGCTGATCCGGTACGCGTCCACGAACAGCGCGGCCCAGCCGACCGCGAGCAGGATCAGCAGGATCTGCACCAGCCGCAGCGTGTTCGGCCGGGCCAGGAAGTTGATCGTCCCGGAGCGCCAGATCAGGCCCAGGACGATCAGGAACACGACGACCGCGATCAGCCCGGCGACGACCCGCCAGGCCCAGCGACCGGCCTTCCGGCTGCCCGCAACGATCTGCGCCGATCCCGGCAGGATCAGCGTCATCAACAGCAGTGTCAGCGCCCGCTTGAACCGGACCGGTTCGCGGAGATTGCGCAGGTCTGGCTTCTCCTGCGGCATGACGTCCTTCCGTTCGCAGGAAATTCAACGCAGTTCGGGCGGTCTGATAATGCTCTCGACCGTACCTGGTTGCCTCTCTTCACTTGGTACGACGTGCCGGTGGCGCCGATGGTTCGCACCTGGGCGGATCCGGAGACGAAGGGTAGCAGTCCGGACACGGAGCGCAGGAAAACCCCTGCGCTCACCCTGCTTCACGGAGCTGTGATGGTCCGCGCCGGAAGGATGCGTTACGAAGTCCTCTAAGTACAAACAGTGAGGAAACCGCCCCATGAAACTCTTCCGCACAGTCCTGGCCGTGACCGCGGTCGCCACCACCACCCTCCTCGGCACCAGCGCCGCCCAAGCCGCTCCGGGCGCCGACTTCACCGGCATCGCCGCGCTGAGCAACTGCTCCGCGTCCCTCGTCCGGTACGCCGAATCCGTCGACACCGACAAGGCGCTCGTACTCACCAACGGCCACTGCTACGAGGGCGGCTTCCTGCAGCCCGGACAGGTCCTGGTGAACAAGGCCTCGACGCGGTCGATCACGTTGCTGAAGCCGGACTCCAGTCGCGCCGGTACGGTCCGCGCCGACAAGATCCTGTACGGCACGATGACCAAGACCGACCTGATCGTGTACGAGGTGAACGAGAGCTACGCCTCGATCAGGAGCCGCCTGAAGGTCACTCCGCTGACGCTGGCCAAGCAGGGCCCCGCCGACGGCGCCGGCATGGCCGTCGTCTCGGGGTACTGGAAGCGGATCTACACCTGCTCGGTGCAGGCCACGATCCCGCAGCTCCGCGAGGGCGACTGGACCTGGCAGGACTCGATCAAGTACCGGCAGCCCGGGTGCGAGACGATCGGCGGTACGTCGGGATCGCCGGTCGTCAGCACCTCCACCGGGGAGATGATCGGGATCAACAACACCGGCAACGAGGACGGCGAGCGATGCACGGTGAACAATCCGTGCGAGGTCGACGCCGACGGCAACGTGACGGTCGACCAGGGCGCCGCGTACGGCGAGCAGACCTGGTGGCTCTACACCTGCCTGACCGCCAACCGCACGATCGACCTGGGCAGGTCCGGTTGCCAACTGCCGAAGCCGGTCGGCCGTCGCTGACGCTCTGCTGACACTCGGTGCATGATGCGTGCGGGGTGACGCACGCCACTCGGAATTCCGGTAACGTCGCCCCGCATGGCAGTCGACTCAGCTACTGACCGCGTGCCCACGACCAGTTGGCCGAGCCCGTTCGGCGTACGGACGCGGCTGGTCGCGTCGAGCGCGCTGATGCTGTTCACCGAGCTCGCGCTGATCCGCTGGACCGGCTCGAACGTCGTGCACCTCAGCTACTTCTCGAACTTCGTGCTGCTCGGCTCGTTCCTCGGCATCGGGATCGGCGTGCTCCGGTCCGGCCGGGCGAAACGGCTGCCGTACTACTCGCCGATCATGCTCGGGCTGCTCGTCCTGGTGATCGCCTGGAAACCGGTAACGGTGAACCGGGGCGGGTCGTCCAGCGTCATCTATTTCACCAGCCTGAACACCACCGGCCCGCCGACCTGGGTGATCCTGCCGATCATCTTCGTCGCCGCCGCGGTCGTGCTGGCCGGACCGGCTGAGCTGGTCGGCCGGTGTTTCGCGGAGCTGCCGCGGCTGACGGCGTACCGCTTCGACCTGGTCGGCAGCCTGATCGGGATCGTCTCGTTCACCGCGCTGTCGTTCCTCGGCGCGCCGCCGATCTGGTGGGGCCTGATCGTGACGATCGTGTTCGCCGTACTGATCATCCCGCGGACCGTGACGGCACCAGGCAAGCGGATCGTCGCCACCGCGGTGAGCGCGGCGCTCGTACTGACGCCGCTGATCGTGATGCTCGGCGTGCTGTTCCACGAGTCGACCCGGCCGGACCTGAGCTGGTCGCCGTACTACAAGGTGAAGACCAAGCAGTACACCTGGGAAGGCGTCCCGCTGCTCACGATCACCGTGAACGGCGTGCCGCACCAGCAGGCGATCCCGGCCGAGTCGCGGCTGCAGTGGGAACCGCAGTACGGCCTGCCGTACGAGCGGGCGACCGCGGGCAAGCAGCCGAAGAACGTGCTGATCATCGGCGCCGGCTCCGGGTCGGACGTCGCGATCGCGCTGAAGAAGGGCGCCCAGCACGTGGACGCGGTCGAGATCGACCCGCGGATCCGCGACCTCGGCAAGGCGCTGAACCCGGACCGCCCGTACCAGGACCCGCGGGTCTCGTCGCACATCGACGACGGCCGCGCGTACCTGTCCCGGACCGACAAGAAGTACGACCTGATCCTGCTCGCGCTGCCGGACTCGCTGACCCTGGTCAACGGTGCGAGCTCGCTGCGGCTGGAGAGCTACCTGTTCACCACGCAGGCGTTCGAGTCCGCGAAGCAGCACCTGAACCCCGGCGGCGCGTTCGCGATGTACAACTACTACCGCGAGACCTGGCTGATCGACCGGCTGGCGTCGACCGCGCAGCAGGCGTTCGGGCACAAGCCGTGTGTGGACAAGATCGGTGACGGCCTGCAGCAAGCGGTGGTCACGGTCGGCCTGACCGAGCAGGACCAGACCTGTGCGTCGGAGTGGGCCGGACCGAGCGAGATCACGCCGCCGCCGGCCACCGACAACCGCCCGTTCCTGTACCTGTTCACTGACCGGATCCCGTCGTTGTACCTCGTCACGCTCGGGCTGATCCTCGTCGCCGGTCTGGTCGGCGTCGGCATCGCCGGCGGCGGAGCGTCGTACAAGCGGATGCGTCCGTACGCGGACCTGTTCCTGCTCGGCGCCGGGTTCATGTTGCTGGAGACGAAGAGCATCACCGGGTTCGCGCTGCTGTTCGGTACGACGTGGGTCGTGAACGCGATCGTTTTCGCCGGCGTGCTGGTGGCGGTGCTCGCGGCGGTCGAAGTGACGAGGCGTTTCAAGACGCCACCGGTGAAGGTGATGTTCGCGGTGCTGTTCGGCGGCCTGGCGCTGTCGTGGGTGTTCCCGGACAGTTGGCTGCTCGAGATGCCGGTCGGCCTGCGGGCGCTGGTCGCCGTACTGATCGCGTTCCTGCCGATCTTCGCGGCGAACGTGATCTTCGCGAAGCGGTTCACCGACACCGCGGACGGTACGGCGTCGTTCGGGGCGAACCTGCTCGGCGCGATGCTCGGCGGCTGTCTGGAGTACGCCGCGCTGATCATCGGGTTCCACGGGCTGCTGATCATCGCCGCGCTGCTCTACGCCGGGGCCTTCCTGCTGACACCGAAGATCAAGGCCTTGGGGTCCACTGGCAACTGACTGGCAGTTGGTACGGGTTCGGCCCGTTCACGCCGGTTCCACCGGGTCGTGATGGCAGGATCTGAGACATGACGTGGCTCGTGACTGGTGGTGCTGGGTACATCGGAGCGCATGTGGTGCGGGCGTTCCGCAACGACGGGATCGACGTGGTCGTGATCGACGACCTGTCGAGCGGGAAGGCGGAGTTCGTCCCGGACGGCGTGCCGTTCGTCCGGGCGAACCTGCTGGACGGTGCAGCGGTCCGGGAGGCCCTCGACGCTGCCGGCGGCGTCGAAGGCGTCGTACATCTGGCCGGCTTCAAGTACGCCGGGGTGTCGGTCGAGCGGCCGTTGCATACGTACACCCAGAACGTGACCGGGATGGTCTCGCTGCTCGAGGCGATGGCGGAGAAGTCCGTGTCGAACATCGTGTTCTCGTCGAGCGCCGGGGTGTACGGGACCCCGCGCGACGAGGTGGTGACCGAGGACACCGCGCCGGATCCGCAGTCGCCGTACGGCGAGTCGAAGCTGATCGGCGAGTGGCTGCTCCGCGACCAGGCCGCCGCGACGGACCTGCACCACACCTCGCTGCGCTACTTCAACGTGGTCGGCTCCGGCGACCCGACGGTGTACGACGCGAGCCCGTACAACCTGTTCCCGATCGTCTGCGACCTGCTCAGCCAGGGCAAGACCCCGCAGATCTACGGCACCGACCACCCCACCCCGGACGGCACGTCGGTGAAGGACTACGTGCACGTCGCCGACCTCGCCCGTGCGCACGTCGCGGCGGCCCGCGCGCTCGAGTCCGGCAAGACCCTCGAGCGCGTCTACAACCTGGGCAGCGGCACCGGTACGTCGGTCCGCCAGATCATGGACGCCGCCCGCCGGGTCACCGGCATCGACTTCACCCCGTCGGAGGGCCCACGCCGGCCTGGCGACCCGTCCCGCGTGGTCGCGAACGGCGACCTGGCCGCTCGCGACCTCGGCTGGCAGAACACCTACACCGTGGACGAGATGTTCGCGACCGCCTGGGAGGCGTGGCCGAAGGGCTGATCCGGATCCCTTCATCGTTGTACATGCGCCCTCATGGTCGCGGAACCGGACCGGCTGTAGCCTGTGCCGCAGTTTTACAGTGCTGCCCCGGTCCCGGGGCACCGATCGAGGGGTGCGATCCATGAGTTACGAGAGCCTGCCGCAGTTCCTGGCGAAGATCGATCTCTTCCACGGGCTGTCCGCGAAGACGTTGTCGGAGCTGATCGAGCGCGGCACAACGCTCAAGATCGCGGCCGGCAACCACGTGGTCGAGCAGGGCGCCAACGATGCCGGGCTGCAGGTGGTCCTGGAGGGCTCGGCCGAGGTGGAGGTCAGCGGCGCCGACCGCGCCCCGCTCGCCCCGGGGGACTACTTCGGTGAGATCTCGCTGATCGACGGCCTGCCGCGTTCGGCGACCGTGGTCGCCGGACCGGACGGCCTGACCACGTTCGCGTTGTCCGCGCTTGCCTTCGCGCCGGTGGTGCGGGAGAACCCGGACGTCGCCGAGGCCCTGCTCAAGGCCCTGACGGCCCGGATCCGTTCCCTCGAGTCCGCAGGCTGATCCCGTCGTCGGTGGGTCGGGAACGGTGATGCGATGACCGAGGAGCGCAAGGTCGTCACGGTGCTGTTCTGCGACCTGGTCGGGTTCACCGCGGCGTCCGAGTCGGCCGATCCCGAGGACGTCCGCCGGTGGTTGGCGCCGTACCACTCGACCCTGCGGCAGACGGTCGAGCGGTACGGCGGAACCGTCGAGAAGTTCGCCGGGGACGCCATCCTGGCCGTGTTCGGCGCGCCGCGGTCCAGGGAGGACGACGCCGAACGCGCGGTCCGCGCGGGGCTGGCGATCCTCGACGCGGTGGCCGCGCTGCCGAACGGCCCGCTCGAGGTCCGGGTCGGCATCGAGACCGGGGAAGCCCTGGTCCAGGTCACGGCGCGACCCGAGTTGGGTGAACCGTTCGTCACCGGCCTGGTCGTCAACCTGGCCGCCCGGCTCCAGGCCTCCGCTCCGATCGGCGCGGTCGTGGTCGGTGCCGGCACCTACGCGGCGACCAGCCGGGTGTTCGGCTACGAGCCGCTGGAACCTGTGGCGGCGAAGGGCATCAGCCGTCCGGTCGAACGCTGGCGGGCGGGTCCACCGCGTGCGCGGTTCGGCGCGGACGTGATCCGCGACCTGAGCACCCCGCTGGTGGGCCGGCAGCGCGACCTCACGCTGCTGTGTGCCACGTTCGAGAGGGCGGTCGCGGAACGCGTACCGCAGTTCGTCACGCTGCTCGGCGAACCCGGGATCGGCAAGTCCCGGCTGGTCGCGGAGTTCGGCGCCTGGCTCGACCGGCGGCCGGAGCCCGTGACGTGGCGCGAGGGTCGTTGCCTCCCGTACGGCGAGGCGCCGTTCGCGCCGCTCGCGGAGATCTTCAAGGCCCAGGCCGGGATCCTCGACACCGAGCCGCCCGGACAGGTCGCGGCGAAACTGGACGCGATCCTGCCGGACGGCACCGATCGCGCCTGGTTGCGGGCCCGGGTCGGTCCACTGGTCGGCGCCGAAAGCTCCGCCCAGGCGGGCTCGGTCACGCAGGAGGAGTCGTTCGCCGCCTGGCGGCAGTTGCTCGAGTCGTTCGCCGACCAGTCGCCTGTCGTGCTGGTGTTCGAGGATCTGCACTGGGCATCGGACGCGCTGCTCGCCTTCGTGGATCACCTGGCGGAGTGGCTGACCGACCTGCCGCTGCTGGTGCTCGTCACCAGCCGGCCCGAGCTGCTCGAACGCGGACCCCGCTGGACCCGCGGCGTCCAGAACTCCCTCACGGTCGGCCTCGCCCCGCTGGCCGACGACGAGACCGCCCAGGTGCTGACGAACCGGTTCGGCGGCCTCGACATACCGGACGAGATCCGGCAGCGACTGGTACGGCGTGCGGACGGCAATCCGCTGTACGCCGAGGAACTCGCGCGGATCGTGATCGACTGCGGACCGGACGCCTCCGGTGAACTGCCCGCCGGGATCGCGGCGATCATCGCGGCCCGGCTGGACACGCTGGATCCCGGGCAGAAGGTGCTGATCGCCGCCGCTGCCGTCATCGGCCGCGTCTTCTGGGCCGAAGCAGTAGCGGCACTGACCGGCCGGACACCTGCTGACGTCGTCACAGCGTTGCGGGAGCTCGCCCGCAAGGAACTCGTGCGGCCGGTCCGGCAGTCGACGATGCTCGGCCAGCACGAGTACACCTTCTGGCATGCGCTGACCCGCGACGTCGCCTACAGCCAGCTGCCCCGCGCGGCCAGGTCGGCCTCGCACCTGGCCGCTGCCGACTGGCTGGAGCTGCGCTGCGCGGCCTGTCAGGCCGAGACGCCGAACCTGATCGCGCACCACCTGACCACCGCACTCGACCTGGCCACGGCGCTCGGCGACACGGCGGCGGTGGCTTCGATCGCGCCCCGGGCCCGTCGCTACCAGCTGATGGCCGCCGAGCAAGCCATGAACCTCGACACCAGCCAGGCGATCGCACTGCTCGACCGCGCCCTGGCTCTCACGCCGGAACGGGATCCGGAGCGTCCCGAGGTGCTCACCCGCTGGGGCTGGGCAGCCTTCCTGGCCGGCCGGCTCGACGACGCGCGGGCCGCGTAT from Kribbella jejuensis includes these protein-coding regions:
- a CDS encoding S1 family peptidase, encoding MKLFRTVLAVTAVATTTLLGTSAAQAAPGADFTGIAALSNCSASLVRYAESVDTDKALVLTNGHCYEGGFLQPGQVLVNKASTRSITLLKPDSSRAGTVRADKILYGTMTKTDLIVYEVNESYASIRSRLKVTPLTLAKQGPADGAGMAVVSGYWKRIYTCSVQATIPQLREGDWTWQDSIKYRQPGCETIGGTSGSPVVSTSTGEMIGINNTGNEDGERCTVNNPCEVDADGNVTVDQGAAYGEQTWWLYTCLTANRTIDLGRSGCQLPKPVGRR
- the galE gene encoding UDP-glucose 4-epimerase GalE; this translates as MTWLVTGGAGYIGAHVVRAFRNDGIDVVVIDDLSSGKAEFVPDGVPFVRANLLDGAAVREALDAAGGVEGVVHLAGFKYAGVSVERPLHTYTQNVTGMVSLLEAMAEKSVSNIVFSSSAGVYGTPRDEVVTEDTAPDPQSPYGESKLIGEWLLRDQAAATDLHHTSLRYFNVVGSGDPTVYDASPYNLFPIVCDLLSQGKTPQIYGTDHPTPDGTSVKDYVHVADLARAHVAAARALESGKTLERVYNLGSGTGTSVRQIMDAARRVTGIDFTPSEGPRRPGDPSRVVANGDLAARDLGWQNTYTVDEMFATAWEAWPKG
- a CDS encoding cyclic nucleotide-binding domain-containing protein — protein: MSYESLPQFLAKIDLFHGLSAKTLSELIERGTTLKIAAGNHVVEQGANDAGLQVVLEGSAEVEVSGADRAPLAPGDYFGEISLIDGLPRSATVVAGPDGLTTFALSALAFAPVVRENPDVAEALLKALTARIRSLESAG
- a CDS encoding spermidine synthase produces the protein MPTTSWPSPFGVRTRLVASSALMLFTELALIRWTGSNVVHLSYFSNFVLLGSFLGIGIGVLRSGRAKRLPYYSPIMLGLLVLVIAWKPVTVNRGGSSSVIYFTSLNTTGPPTWVILPIIFVAAAVVLAGPAELVGRCFAELPRLTAYRFDLVGSLIGIVSFTALSFLGAPPIWWGLIVTIVFAVLIIPRTVTAPGKRIVATAVSAALVLTPLIVMLGVLFHESTRPDLSWSPYYKVKTKQYTWEGVPLLTITVNGVPHQQAIPAESRLQWEPQYGLPYERATAGKQPKNVLIIGAGSGSDVAIALKKGAQHVDAVEIDPRIRDLGKALNPDRPYQDPRVSSHIDDGRAYLSRTDKKYDLILLALPDSLTLVNGASSLRLESYLFTTQAFESAKQHLNPGGAFAMYNYYRETWLIDRLASTAQQAFGHKPCVDKIGDGLQQAVVTVGLTEQDQTCASEWAGPSEITPPPATDNRPFLYLFTDRIPSLYLVTLGLILVAGLVGVGIAGGGASYKRMRPYADLFLLGAGFMLLETKSITGFALLFGTTWVVNAIVFAGVLVAVLAAVEVTRRFKTPPVKVMFAVLFGGLALSWVFPDSWLLEMPVGLRALVAVLIAFLPIFAANVIFAKRFTDTADGTASFGANLLGAMLGGCLEYAALIIGFHGLLIIAALLYAGAFLLTPKIKALGSTGN
- a CDS encoding AAA family ATPase, producing the protein MTEERKVVTVLFCDLVGFTAASESADPEDVRRWLAPYHSTLRQTVERYGGTVEKFAGDAILAVFGAPRSREDDAERAVRAGLAILDAVAALPNGPLEVRVGIETGEALVQVTARPELGEPFVTGLVVNLAARLQASAPIGAVVVGAGTYAATSRVFGYEPLEPVAAKGISRPVERWRAGPPRARFGADVIRDLSTPLVGRQRDLTLLCATFERAVAERVPQFVTLLGEPGIGKSRLVAEFGAWLDRRPEPVTWREGRCLPYGEAPFAPLAEIFKAQAGILDTEPPGQVAAKLDAILPDGTDRAWLRARVGPLVGAESSAQAGSVTQEESFAAWRQLLESFADQSPVVLVFEDLHWASDALLAFVDHLAEWLTDLPLLVLVTSRPELLERGPRWTRGVQNSLTVGLAPLADDETAQVLTNRFGGLDIPDEIRQRLVRRADGNPLYAEELARIVIDCGPDASGELPAGIAAIIAARLDTLDPGQKVLIAAAAVIGRVFWAEAVAALTGRTPADVVTALRELARKELVRPVRQSTMLGQHEYTFWHALTRDVAYSQLPRAARSASHLAAADWLELRCAACQAETPNLIAHHLTTALDLATALGDTAAVASIAPRARRYQLMAAEQAMNLDTSQAIALLDRALALTPERDPERPEVLTRWGWAAFLAGRLDDARAAYREAVAGFEASGDRHGLALALRASTYAMNNMAESLATVDRAVAMLEGLGPSEDLVQLLSGQASLRLVASRRAGAISAADRALRMAAEHGWAVPHRALEARGLARISQGDTGGLVDVKEALSALLDLGRGRDAAVTWLNYGWVLWQIEGPVVAEGELATAREFAVRRRLVELEQQIGCTVLQLMIETGRPEEAIAACRAQLADPGPAFTTLRRIEVLAALAVAELESGGRPDAVEPSSGSAAGPVTIREYAEEAYRLAVDAGWPDLIAVAASPAATVRALQDDRSGVLEILELLAGLSDLRGSLEFEARLPSLVRAALLAGHAGPAAALADLVEPVLPLREYSVGTAQALLAEHRGELETAAAGFSRAAADWGAFGNKLEQAHALRGLHRSTGDPDALVRAEQLFRTRDTPS
- a CDS encoding glycosyltransferase family 2 protein — its product is MPLSHWPPVSVVMPVLNEERHLEEAVGRVLDQDYPGELEVVLAIGPSKDRTEEIAGKLAEKDHRITIVPNPTGKTPAALNVGIAHAKHDILVRVDGHGALTDGYITRAVEVLDESGADNVGGVMAAEGRTPTEMAVACAYRSRLGLGASTFHQGGKAGPADTVYLGVFRRAALERVGGFDETMHRAQDWELNYRIRKTGGLIWFSPDLSVTYRPRSSLSAVAKQFFHTGQWRREVIRRHPETASKRYLAPPVAVIGLAVGTILGIIGLATGISWLDLGFLAPLGYALLLIFGSAMEGRYLPWKALFWMPLVCATMHISWGLGFLIGLRERPKAV
- a CDS encoding LCP family protein, which codes for MPQEKPDLRNLREPVRFKRALTLLLMTLILPGSAQIVAGSRKAGRWAWRVVAGLIAVVVFLIVLGLIWRSGTINFLARPNTLRLVQILLILLAVGWAALFVDAYRISQPLMLERNHRLITSILDGALIFVVVGALIYASVIVNTQRDFVASVFGSGTKSKADKGRYNVLLMGGDSGADRVGTRPDSMTVASVDANTGRTVLIGLPRNLAKVPFPAGTAMAKQFPDGFKWKDCGAQCLLNAVYTYAVGHKSLFPGDPNPGETATTQAIEAVTGLKINYYVLIDLAGFRDLLNAVGGITLDIGKRVPIGGESTPIKGYIEPGKNVHLDGYHALWFARSRAESSDYDRMARQKCVMAAMLNQLSPSVVLTKFQAIASASKEVVKTSIPASELGTFTDLALDAKKLPVSSFSAVPPLIHTSDPDFALIRAKVAEAIAKSESLDKDGSGGDGKTSNTPRSTSATHAPSSTTTKKPTHHSTEKPTSSPTTPAAGVDDVASICKA
- a CDS encoding ABC transporter ATP-binding protein — its product is MVDAEAEPTVIADQLDIIYKVIAGQGGKGTAATALRRIIKRQDRPTIREVHAVKNVSFTAYKGDAIGVIGRNGSGKSTMLRAIAGLLPPASGVVYTGGRPSLLGVNAAMMNDLTGERNVVLGCLAMGMSPAETQARYAEIVEFSGIGDFIDLPMSTYSTGMQARLKFAIASAKTHDILLVDEALATGDAEFRVRSERKIKELRDQAGTVFLVSHSLEVVQETCNRALWLDAGVLKLDGPVEEVVEAYIKSTRAG